GCTGAGCACCGAGGCTGGGTGACGTCTTGGAGTCATCTTTGTCCATCACTTTCCCTTCCTACCTACATTGAGGTGATCACCAGATATTTCTTCTATTCTGCCTCTGAAATAGCTCTAAACCCTTCCTGGGCCCCACTGCTATCCTGGTTGGTGCCAGTCCTCTCGCTGTGCCacttcttctcctcttcctctcagACCCGGGGCCTACTCTGTGCCAAGAGGAACCTCCCAACTCAGGCCAGGCTGTGTCCTTATACTGCCCCCACCTGCCACATCACCCCAAGGATCCCATTCATAGAATAGCTGACAAAGCCCTTTCCTTCATAGTTCAGCTCAACCTGCCCTGTAGATTCTTCCCCATACCCTGCTTTAGCCATACCCCAAGACCCCTTGTCCCTGGATACCCCGTATGTGTAGGCAAGCTACTTTGTATTTGCTCATGCCTCACCCCTGCCTAGAATGTCCTTCCGTGTTGTCTGTGCTGATGACATCCTTTAAGGGCAGGCTTGAAAGTTGCCCTTTCCTGCCCACCCTGTATTCCTGCAAGCTTGAAGTGGCCATTAGGGGTTTCCTGTCTGTGTCCCCTGTGGGAGCGGGAGGGTGAGGATAAGGTTTCATTCACCTCTGTGTCCCCAGGGCTGAGTCTGGCCCCATCCACTAATGTTTGCTGAaaagatgaataaatgaaatggaatcccTAAAGAAATATTTGAATGTACCTGTCCACAGCTTTGGCTGAAGTGTTGGAGATAAATCTTGGGGAGAGGAACAGGAAAGAGGGAGCTCACTCAGTTCTGTGTTCTCTTCCATCCTCACTCTGAAGCCAGGCGGGGGCAGAGTCCAGAAGGGCAGTGTGGCTGCATGACCAGCCCTTCCCCCCCCAACACCCTTCGCCCCCGCAGGACTGGAGAACTGGGTCTGGGCTGAGGACATGGCCTTTGTCCCCACTGCGGTGCCCTGGAGCCCCCAGCACCAGATACAGAGGCTGCAGGTGACCCGGAAACTGCTGGAGACCGAGGAGCAGGCTGCCTTCACCCTGGGAGGGGTGGCTCCTCGCTACCTGTACCTGGCCAGTAACCATAGCAACAAGTGGGGTCACCCACAGGGCTACCGCATCCAGGTGCTCAGCTTTGCTGGGGAGCCGCTGCCCCAGAGCAGCTCCATGGAGAGAGCCATCAGTTGGGGCAGGTGAGTGGGGTGGGTGTCAGAGAGGGGCTGGGGGGTGAGTTTGGGAAAAGAGCCTAGTGAGGGGCAACTAGGAATTCAATTTAAACTGTATACTGGGGTAAGAACTCAGGAGGGATTTCCTAGTTATCAAAAGGTACCTCAAAGGGCACGTTTTCCCCCTTGAGGGCTAAAGCCCAGGACTGAGAACTCTTCTCTTTTGGCTGGGAGAGGGGCCATTCTGTGCAAACGCAGGAAATGAACAGGTAGATCTTGGAAAGTGTTGGCAGACCCCCCCATGGTAATGTCAGTGATTCTGCAGCCTTCAGTCGCTGTGtgaatgagatggggaaactgaggtccactCGCTCAGCTCCCTTCCCTCATAATCAGTCAGCTGGATGGGGTTAATGACCATAGAGACCTGACCAGTGCCTCCCTAGGTACCAGCTGGCAGTGACCCAGCGGAAGGAGGAGGAGCCCAGAAGCACCAGCATCTACAATCAGAATGACCCTTGGACCCCGACTGTGGCCTTCGCAGACTTCATCAACAACGAGACCATTGCTGGAGAGGTCAGCTGACCTTGGGGGGGTGGGCAGAAGGAGGAAGGCAGGGCACAGGGATGAGCTCCGCCTTCTCTTGGGGGTCCATGCCAACCATCTGAGAGCTGCTCAGGGGTGGACCTGATTATGACCTCTTGAAGGAAACTTCCCAAGCTGGGAGTTCATATGCAGACACTGGGTGAAGACCCAGGCCTGTCCTCTAGACCCTAGAGCCCTCATGGAAAGTGACTGGCTGGAGATTGACAATATTTTCTGGCCCCGGAATTCTTGAAGGGCTTCCAGCCAGCAGGAAAGATCACATCTCTTGGAAGCTTCTCCCATTCCTGCCTCGACTACTGCAGGGTACTTTTCTGAACGTTGGCCTCTTCCTGCTTTTTCCCATCCCCTGGTCTTCCATCTTCCATCCCCTACCCTCAGTTTGGGAGTTCCAGGAGAGTtaggaggacaggagctgaggTGGCCTGTGTGCCATCCTTCCTGGGAAATGTCAGAGAGGGAGGACACAGGCCAGGGGCAGGGAGGCAGGTATTGCTTCCATTATGAAATTGACTAGTTATGCTTCGACTTCTGGGCCAGTAGaaaagaatgcttaaagacacAGGATTCTTTTGAGGAAAGGTGGGCTAGTAAGCTAAATCCTTATAAGAAGGCAGGGCATGGCCTTAGCAAAACCAGATCTCTGACCCTCTTTCTTCTCCCCTGCTAGGACTTGGTGGCCTGGGTGACAGCTGGCTTCCTGCACATCCCACATGCCGAGGACGTTCCCAACACAGTGACTGTGGGCAACAGTGTGGGCTTCTTCCTCCGACCCTACAACTTCTTTGACGAGGACCCTTCCTTCGACTCTGCTGACTCCGTCTACTTCCGGGAGGACCAGGATGCAGGGGCCTGTGAGGTCAACCCCCTGGCTTGCCTCCATCAGTCTGCTGCCTGTGCCCCGGACCTCCCTGCCTTCTCCCATGGGGGCTTCTCTCACAACTAGCTGATCCCTGGGATGGGAAGTCTTGCCAGGGGCTCCAGGGCCAGCGTGTGGGGAGAGGAGGCAGCTGGGCACCCTGGCTCCCTGATCTCTTTCCTCACACTCCTGgcatcccctcccctccccgttTGTCCTTTCCGTTTCATCACCCTCCCTTGTACCCGATTCTGCCAGGAACATTCTGAGGCTGTGATGCCTCTGACACAGGGGGACTCAGCTTTGTTGATCTCGGACATGCTGGGTTCCCACCCAGAGAGGAAAGGCATAGCCCAGTGGAAGCCTGGAGTGATGACCAAGCTTTGCCccacaggacttttttttttttttttttcttttgcattcgtTTTCCCACTTCTTCTTAGGCCATCTCCGGGTGTCTCCTGGGTCTCCAAAGTCCCTCCCTTGGAAGATGAGGATGGAGGCTCAGCAGTGGGGATTGCCCCAGGAGACTCCAGGGCAGGGTTCCTGCTTGTCCACAGATGTGCTGGAAGGGCCCCTCTGCCTACATTCCCACGCatcctcttccttttctcccttcccctccttcctctcactcccttctcctcctcttaTATCCTGGGATATCCCTCAAGGTCCTGAGGTCCCTCTGCCCTAACCCGTGGTGCTTCCCAGCCCTCATTTCTCTACTTCAGTCTCCTCTGCAGCCCCTAGCCCTGTGGAAATCTCAAAAATGCAAGAGGATATCTAGTTTGAGGGGACAATCCCTGTCGGTCCCGCTGTGCCTGTCACCTACTCCAGTAGGAGTTGTACTCACCCGCATCCTGGGGTAGGGTTGTGCTTCCAGGCAGTTCCCTCTACTCATTTGTGTCTGTCTGCCTTGCCCCAGTGGAGgggtagttaagtgctcagctgctaaccaaaaggttggcagttcaaacccatcagccaccccatgggagaaagatgtggcagtctgtaaaGTTTATACCCTTGAAGTCCACTCTTACATCTGCTATTCAAcgttgtacttgaagtcctatcTGGagtaattaggcaagaaaaagacatAAACGATATCCAAATTgagaaggacagaaaaaaaaaagattacagccttggaaaccctatggagcagttctcctctgtcctacagtgtcgccatgagctggaattaacagcaacaggtttgggtttttttttttggccctgcACTCTTTAGAGAGGATACTCATAGTGACAGCAGCAGTTCAAGTTAGCGTTTTAGGTAACTTTGTGGGTTGTGTGTGACCAGTGGCCTCTACTTGGAGCTGCCCCTGCGGGAGGTTGGGGTGGAAAACAGAAAGCCCCTGGACCATCCAATCATGTGCAGGCATGCAAATGAGCCATGACCTCTGGTGGGGACACAGCCTCTAGGGCCTCCCACCACTCATTGCTGTCCGTCCTGGGGTGTGGATTGGGATGGGCACAAAGAAATAGCATGAGATTGGGAACAACGGAATCATCCTTCCATAGGGGACTGGCTAAATAAATTCTGATACAGCCTTGCAATGCAACGCTGTGCAGCTATAAAAAATTGTATCTTTCTATATCCTAATAGAGAATAATTGTCAAATGAAAAAGGCAAGTGCAGAAGTGGTTAGAGCACTTCccatttgtgttttagaaaggaggagaatataaatacatatttgcatatatatgtatattcagaAGAAACGGGTGCCCAGGTTGCCTCTGTGGCAGGGAACCCAGAGGAAGAGAACAGGAGAGGGGGGACTTGGTACTGTGCAGTAAATCCCCACTTACGGACATCCAACTTTCTAACAACTGGTACTTACCCTTTAGTGTtaggtaaatttgccctcactctgaaaccattgaaccaacccctactcgcaACGAATTCTTCATCACAGCCACCTTCATTTGCTGTACCTgcagctttttttgtgtgtgctttcagtgaaagtttacaaatcaagtcagtctctcatacaaaaactcatatacaccttgctatgttctaCTAGCTCACgtgcagctttaaaaaaaaaaaaaagcagcttttaggtcactgaaaaggctttgaaCCTTTCttgcagtcaaaaaaaaaaaaaaccaaacccgttgctgtggagattccaactcatagcaatcctataggatggagtagaactgccccatagggtttccaaggaccatctggtgggttcgaactgccgaccttttggttagcagccgaagtcttaaccactgcaccaccaagtaacctgaataagaactgtatgctacctgttctgacttacctacaaaatTGACTTAAAGACATGGATAGGAAAAGATCTCATTTATTATAACCCAGGACTGCCTGTATACCCTTTTGTACATTTTGAGTTTTGAACCATGTGACCATATTATCtgttcaaaataaataataaatgagtcCAAACAGgtactgacatttttttttttttttaggaaggtaTGGGGGTGGTTAAGGGATGGATTCGGGGACTGAATTTTCCCAAGTTCTTGAGAGCCAGAAAGCAAATGTGGCTTCTTTGCCTCCTCTTTGCTTGTATATCTCTCAGGGAAATGTTAAGCCTCTGTCAATGTTTGTCTGTCTTCTTCTCCTAGAAAAGGGGACAGGGAGAAACGACAGGGGAGGAGGTGACTGTTTGCTGGAAGCCCAGGCCAGGATAGGAGGTAAAGTGCAGGATACAGAGGTTTTGGATCCTGCTCAGCTTCTGACCAGAGGGAGATCATATCCTGGGATCCCAGACTCTGTGGAAGCTTTGGCTATCCTCTAGCCCACCCCCAGCCCAGGCTCACACCCCAGGACCAATGGAACAGCGGATGGGGTGAGCCagtgagctggagaaaaacaagttCCAAAGAACAGGGCCAAAGACTTCAGCAAGGAACACAGGCCAGAGATGGCTGTACGGATTTATAATACAGCCTGGGCTGGAAGCAAAaagtttgctcttggctactaacctaaaggctggaggttcaaagccacccagcactgtggaagaaaggcctggcaatctgcttctgtaaagattacagccaagaaaatcccatggagcagtttgactctgtaacacatggggttgccatgagtaggaatcaacttgacagcaatgggttttgttttttgttttttcactccTACAGCTTTAAAGAACAAGGGAGAGGGAAACCTGTTGCATTTCCGTTATCAAAACACAGTCAGTTGCATAAACATTTCTGGATACCCTGACCCTTTTGGTATCGATTTACCTGGCTTAGCTCAGCCAGGTTTCCAAGTATCTCTCTGTCTTCCGGGAATTACTACCCTGCCTAAAACACACACCATATGAGGCTTCATGCTCTTATCTCTGCTACTCGCCCCTCCATGTCCCCATCTCACATCAAATACTCTGATCTTTTGTCTGTGCCTGCCCATGCCAAGCTGTTTCAAGTTTCCATACCTTCCACTTCTGTCCCCTTTGACCACAACATCCTTCTTCTTCTCTGCCAGGCTAATGCGTTCTGTCTCCAAAGGCAGCTCAAAGCTCTCTTCCTGGGGAGGTCTTCCTGGACGTGTCCAGGCTGTTGAGGGAAGCATGTCCCTTCTCTGCAACCTCAGTGTCTCCCAGTTCCCCTTGGGACCTGGCTGCCCAAATGACTGTGGCCTCCTGTCACCAGCAGAGAAGCTACCCAGTCATCAACTGTGAGGAATGTAGGTGGCTTTGCTCTCTGCCTCTTCAATACCCTGGAAGAGGGTTTCCTGGAGTTGTGGGCTATAGGGCTGCTAGGCTACCCCTACAGCCAGTTTCCCAGCCCCAGCTGACCTCTGACATGGCCTATGAGTCCTATGCAAGGGGGAGAGGTGAGGGTCTCACCCCTTCCCCACCGCTGCCGCAATGAAATGGCCAGCTTCTCACTTGCTCTACATCCTGCATCCTCCCTCCATGTGGTGCAGGGGACTCAGGGCCTCCCCAGTGTGATCTGGCTCAACCCTCAAGCCCCCAGGCCTCCCCAGGTGCCTTTTGTTCTCCTAACTTTCAAGCTTCCCTTGGgccttttggtagaattctggtTGATGGAGGCGGAGCAGAGCCTGGAGGGGGTCACAGgccagagggaggaaggaagccaACTGAAGTGTGTGAGTGGGTGGGTTTTGCCTGCAGCCTTGCACCCAGGGCAAAGGGTTCGTTTGGAGGGTGGAGGAAGAAGAGCCAAGGACAGTCCCTTTCTGCCCCCATCGCTTCTCCTTCCTCTTGCCTATGTCAGCTGTGTTATCTTCAAAACCACCCCTCCCCAATCCATTACCCAACCCTCACCCAGAGTGTGTTGTTTGATTTGGGACAGGAAGACAGAAGTTCATGTGGGCCACTTAGAGTTCAGGCTCCTATCTCGGCCCCACCCCCTCAGTCAGGGCTGATCCCTGGCCCCCTCCAGCCCCACTCCA
The window above is part of the Elephas maximus indicus isolate mEleMax1 chromosome 19, mEleMax1 primary haplotype, whole genome shotgun sequence genome. Proteins encoded here:
- the LOC126062398 gene encoding membrane primary amine oxidase isoform X7, which codes for MAFVPTAVPWSPQHQIQRLQVTRKLLETEEQAAFTLGGVAPRYLYLASNHSNKWGHPQGYRIQVLSFAGEPLPQSSSMERAISWGRYQLAVTQRKEEEPRSTSIYNQNDPWTPTVAFADFINNETIAGEDLVAWVTAGFLHIPHAEDVPNTVTVGNSVGFFLRPYNFFDEDPSFDSADSVYFREDQDAGACEVNPLACLHQSAACAPDLPAFSHGGFSHN